The Aerococcus loyolae genome contains the following window.
CTTGCGGAAGTGATCTCTGACAAGGTCACCACCGAGGTCCCCTCCGAATATAGTGGGGTGATCGATGAATTGTTGGTTGATGAAGATGAAGAAATCCCTATTGGCCAAGCCATCCTATCAATTATTGTCGAAGGGGGTGGCCCAGACAACCAAGCCGAAGATCATTCAACAGAAGCTAGTGACCAAGAGCCAGCTGAAGAGGCAAAAGAGGCAGCCAAACCAGGCCAAAACCTCAACTATTCTCCAGCTGTGGTCCGCTTAGCCCAGGAGAAAGGTATCGACCTCAAGAAAGTCACCGGTTCTGGCAAAAATGGTCGGATTACCAAAAAAGATGTCCTCAAGGCCGCTGATCAGAGTGAAAGCAGCAGGCAAAGCACAAAAGCAAATCAAGCGAAATTGTCAAATGATTCAGAAAAATCAAAATTTGATAGCCGATACTCACCAGCTGTGCTAAAATTAGCACAGACGCATAATATTGATTTGTCTCAGTTGGTGGGAACTGGTGCTAAAGGGCGCATCACGCGAAAAGATGTCCTAGCGGCACTTGAGTCGGGCCCAAGCCCAGACCAAACTGCCAGCCAGTCTGAAAGCAGCAACCAAACTGGTCAGTCAGCCAAGACTCCTGTGAGTCAACCAAGTCAATCTCAAGACCAAGTCACACCAGCAGATGGTATCCGTAAGGCCATTGCTAAACAAATGACCAAGTCTTACCAAGAGATTCCCCATGCTTGGATGATGGTAGAAGCTGACGTGACCAATATCGTTAATTTACGCAATCATTTGAAAGATTCTTACCAGGATAATGAAGGGATCCACCTCTCTTACTTCCCATTCTTTGTAAAAGCAGTGACCCAAGCCTTAAAACAACACCCACTGCTTAACGCCAGTTGGCAAGAAGATGGGATTCACTACCATAAAGACATTAACTTATCGATAGCAGTAGCTACCGAAGACCATCTTTATGTACCGGTAATTAAACAGGCGGACCGTCTATCCATCAATGGGATCGCCCATGAAATTGACCGCCTCGCCCAAGCCGTTAAAAGCGGTGAGGCAACCAGCCAAGACATGCAAGGCGGGACCTTTACCGTGAATAATACGGGGGTCTTCGGTTCGGTCCAATCCATGGGAATCATTAATCCACCACAAGCTGCGATTCTTCAAGTCGAATCGATTAAGAAGCGCCTTCTTGTCAGTGATGACGGTAATTTCAAAATGGCCGACATGGTTAACCTCTGTCTCTCCATTGACCATCGTCTCCTCGACGGTTTAGAGGCCGGTCGCTTCTTACAAGATGTGGTCCACAATTTAGCTCAATTCAGCCAAGAAACAGAGATATATTAATGCGCTTCTTAGACTCTAGCGACAGTCTTTAACTGAGAGTCAACCAATTATTTCTAGAGAAGAAGGAGTGACAATATGAGTGAAGAAACACAAATGACCCCTAAGGTCTTTCTTAATAAAGTATTGAATGGGACAGCGACAGGAGTGGTTATTGGTTTAATTCCTAATGCCGTTTTATCCGGGATTTTAAAATATTTTACCCATATTCCCCTGGCCGTTACCATTTCTCAAATTGCCGTAATTTTCCAATTAGCGACCCCGCTTTTGATTGGGGCCTTAATCGCCATGCAATTTGGCTTCAAGCCCATGCAAGTCATGGTGACTGCTGGAGCCAGTTTCGTGGGCTCGGGGGTTATTCAATATAACCCTGAAGCCAAGGCCTATATCGGTGCAGGAACCGGGGACTTGATCAATACCATGATCACCGCCGCCATCGCAGTCCTGGTCTTACTCTGGGTCAAAGATAAATTTGGCTCCACCGCTGTGATCGCCATGCCGATCTTAGTGGGTTGTGGGGTGGCCTTGATCGGGGTCCTCTTACTACCTATTATTGCTAAATTTACTGGCGCCATCGGTAGTGTCATTAACAGCTTTACCAATCTACAACCGATCCTAATGACCATCTTGATCTCCTGTTCATTCGCGATGTTGATTATCTCACCTATTTCAACCGTGGCGATCGGTCTAGCCATCCAACTTGATGGGATTGCTGCTGGGGCAGCTTCCATGGGGGTTGCAGCAACCACAGTGGTTTTAGTGGTTCATTCTTGGA
Protein-coding sequences here:
- a CDS encoding PTS sugar transporter subunit IIC, whose translation is MSEETQMTPKVFLNKVLNGTATGVVIGLIPNAVLSGILKYFTHIPLAVTISQIAVIFQLATPLLIGALIAMQFGFKPMQVMVTAGASFVGSGVIQYNPEAKAYIGAGTGDLINTMITAAIAVLVLLWVKDKFGSTAVIAMPILVGCGVALIGVLLLPIIAKFTGAIGSVINSFTNLQPILMTILISCSFAMLIISPISTVAIGLAIQLDGIAAGAASMGVAATTVVLVVHSWKVNESGVTLAIALGAMKMMMANLFKYPIILVPTLFTAVITAIPVALFNISGTPQSAGFGLVGIVGPLASFDAGLSIPLVVLAWLIIPVAVALLSKVLFEKVLKLYDGNVVFAYQGQD